A genomic segment from Vibrio panuliri encodes:
- a CDS encoding ABC transporter ATP-binding protein, protein MQTSVIKATSLCKTVSTNQEKLTILNGINLEIQAGESVAIVGTSGAGKSTLMTLLAGLDTPSEGQVELLGQPLSQLDDEARAKIRSESVGFVFQSFLLIPSLSALDNVTLPCLLKGEAENKPRATQLLESVGLGHRIHHSPAQLSGGEQQRVALARAFMIEPKILFADEPTGNLDQKTATKVVELLFELNKKHGTTLVLVTHDMNLAEKCDRTLTIQAGQLEVS, encoded by the coding sequence ATGCAAACATCCGTAATTAAGGCAACGTCTCTGTGCAAGACAGTTTCCACCAATCAAGAAAAATTAACAATCCTTAATGGCATAAACCTAGAAATCCAAGCTGGGGAAAGTGTCGCGATCGTTGGAACCTCTGGCGCGGGTAAATCAACTTTGATGACGTTATTGGCTGGGTTAGATACGCCAAGTGAGGGACAAGTTGAGTTACTAGGGCAGCCTTTATCTCAACTTGATGATGAAGCCAGAGCAAAAATTCGTAGTGAATCTGTTGGGTTTGTATTTCAAAGCTTTTTGTTGATACCGAGCTTATCTGCACTCGACAATGTGACTTTACCATGCTTGCTTAAAGGTGAAGCTGAGAACAAACCACGGGCGACTCAATTACTTGAGTCTGTAGGTCTGGGGCATCGCATTCACCATTCTCCTGCCCAGTTGTCTGGAGGCGAGCAACAACGAGTTGCGTTAGCGCGAGCCTTTATGATTGAACCTAAAATCCTATTCGCTGATGAACCGACTGGTAACCTCGACCAAAAAACGGCGACTAAGGTTGTCGAGCTGTTGTTTGAGCTAAACAAAAAGCATGGGACGACATTAGTGTTAGTGACGCACGATATGAACTTGGCAGAAAAGTGCGATAGAACCTTAACCATTCAAGCTGGGCAATTGGAGGTGAGTTAA
- a CDS encoding ABC transporter permease translates to MSRLSPSNLNRYLYNWSMGEIRHGQLWPVSVALTLIIASIFALTALTERMEQVIVKQGKEALTADSVFSSSNPIPEQLTTLVAQQKLESSSMVRFATMAFSDSAMKLITVKAVESNYPLQGELKLQSKEGQHSTVLDNQLWLDERLFSQLNVTEGDVVTVGDADFTITGRVVEEPGLSFNPFQQMPSAYIHQSDLEKTGAVQLGSRVRYNLYLNALDTQLEQLKQQVELTPSDSWRDQNSASRTNEMFQRTQQYLSLTVAIVVIMAATTLVLTCQHYVATRQKTIAMLKSLGATRRWLSRWLLIQIAILLVWASVVGSLLGVVLEFLLRIPLTDLLPTPLPSYGVMPAFVAIGTSLLIAIPALGIPFLHLMRVSAVNVMQPQMTNISKRSYALILVPVLPMLLAYSNNLLVWLVLGGMVALFVVLGLVSVVITRVLARLPLSTEFKLALSRINRSSISTGVQFGALSLSLMLLAIMWLVRTDLLSDWQRTLPDDAPNAFALNIAPYEKESYLNALDESNIERSDAYPIIRGRLETINGSNAKEYSQGGNDNDALRREINFTFASGIPAHNDVLAGEWIATGGVSVEKEVAEDLGIQLGDTLGFVINSQPVSARVDSIRHVEWRDMKPNFYFIFTPDVLAQIPSTYLVSFRLDSQHDQLLNRLSRQHPTVSLMDIRVMGAKIQQLVQQIVSAVTLLAGLSVIAGAILIFTLLRLSLGQRQSEIQLYRTLGASKKRVVRTIWAEYGVMGLVAGSIAVLGAELVVSGIMIFGFDMESQLHYPLWILLPLLAFCTLALVVNSLMKRLLIPINKDFS, encoded by the coding sequence ATGTCACGTTTAAGCCCAAGCAACTTAAATCGCTATTTGTACAACTGGAGCATGGGCGAAATTCGCCACGGACAACTTTGGCCTGTATCGGTTGCGCTTACACTTATCATCGCCTCTATCTTTGCACTTACCGCTCTAACAGAACGGATGGAACAGGTCATTGTAAAGCAGGGCAAAGAGGCGCTCACCGCAGACAGCGTGTTTAGCTCATCAAACCCTATTCCAGAACAACTTACTACATTGGTTGCTCAGCAGAAGTTAGAGAGTTCATCAATGGTTCGCTTCGCCACGATGGCCTTTAGTGATTCAGCGATGAAACTCATCACGGTAAAAGCGGTAGAGTCAAATTATCCACTTCAAGGCGAGTTGAAGCTGCAAAGTAAAGAAGGGCAGCACTCTACCGTGTTGGACAATCAGTTGTGGCTTGATGAACGACTCTTTTCGCAACTCAATGTCACGGAGGGTGACGTTGTCACTGTTGGGGACGCAGATTTCACTATCACTGGACGAGTTGTTGAGGAACCTGGGCTAAGTTTCAATCCATTCCAGCAAATGCCCTCTGCTTATATTCATCAATCCGATCTCGAAAAAACCGGCGCCGTTCAGCTAGGAAGCCGAGTTCGGTACAACTTGTATCTTAACGCGCTAGATACTCAACTGGAGCAGCTTAAGCAGCAAGTTGAATTGACGCCGAGCGATTCATGGCGCGATCAAAATAGTGCGAGTCGAACTAACGAAATGTTCCAGCGCACTCAACAATATCTCTCTTTAACGGTTGCTATCGTCGTGATTATGGCTGCAACCACGCTAGTGCTCACTTGTCAGCATTATGTCGCGACAAGGCAGAAGACCATCGCTATGTTGAAAAGCTTAGGGGCTACTCGTCGTTGGTTAAGTCGATGGCTGTTGATTCAAATCGCGATTCTCTTGGTGTGGGCATCCGTGGTTGGCTCATTACTTGGTGTCGTGCTTGAATTTTTGCTGCGGATTCCGCTAACTGATCTGTTGCCAACTCCGTTGCCTTCTTACGGTGTGATGCCAGCATTTGTAGCGATTGGAACCAGTCTTCTTATCGCAATACCAGCTCTAGGGATTCCATTTCTTCATTTAATGCGCGTCAGTGCTGTGAATGTCATGCAGCCGCAGATGACCAATATCTCTAAGCGTTCTTACGCCTTGATTCTCGTTCCGGTACTACCGATGTTGCTTGCTTATAGTAACAACCTATTGGTGTGGCTTGTGCTGGGCGGAATGGTGGCATTGTTTGTGGTGTTGGGGTTGGTGAGTGTGGTCATCACTCGCGTTTTAGCTCGTTTGCCACTCAGTACCGAGTTTAAACTTGCGCTAAGCCGCATTAATCGTTCATCCATTTCAACCGGAGTTCAGTTCGGTGCACTGTCATTATCGCTTATGCTTTTAGCTATCATGTGGTTGGTGAGAACGGATTTACTCTCAGATTGGCAGCGCACGTTACCTGATGACGCGCCTAATGCGTTTGCATTGAATATCGCGCCTTATGAAAAAGAGAGCTATTTAAACGCTCTCGATGAGAGCAACATTGAACGTAGTGATGCCTATCCAATTATTCGTGGGCGTCTCGAGACAATTAATGGCTCGAACGCCAAAGAATATTCTCAAGGAGGAAACGATAATGATGCGCTGCGCCGCGAGATAAACTTTACCTTTGCAAGCGGCATCCCAGCACATAATGACGTGTTGGCTGGTGAATGGATCGCCACTGGTGGGGTGTCGGTAGAAAAAGAGGTCGCTGAGGATCTGGGCATCCAGCTTGGTGACACTTTGGGGTTTGTTATCAACAGCCAACCGGTGAGTGCTCGTGTCGACTCTATCCGGCATGTCGAATGGCGCGACATGAAGCCAAACTTCTATTTTATCTTTACACCTGATGTGCTCGCGCAAATTCCATCGACCTATTTGGTGAGTTTTAGACTTGATTCTCAACATGATCAATTGCTTAACCGTCTATCAAGACAGCATCCTACGGTAAGCTTGATGGATATAAGAGTGATGGGAGCGAAGATTCAGCAACTTGTGCAGCAAATCGTTTCGGCAGTGACACTATTAGCTGGTTTGAGTGTAATTGCTGGCGCGATTTTGATCTTTACTTTGCTCCGCCTAAGTCTTGGACAAAGGCAGAGTGAGATACAACTTTACCGCACACTTGGTGCGAGTAAGAAACGGGTCGTAAGAACGATATGGGCAGAGTATGGTGTTATGGGATTAGTTGCTGGTTCCATTGCCGTATTAGGGGCAGAGTTGGTCGTGAGCGGCATTATGATCTTTGGTTTTGATATGGAAAGTCAGCTCCATTATCCACTGTGGATCTTGCTTCCACTGCTGGCTTTTTGCACACTTGCCTTAGTTGTGAACAGCCTGATGAAACGGTTATTAATCCCTATTAATAAAGACTTTAGTTGA
- a CDS encoding FAD-dependent oxidoreductase has protein sequence MTQDIDPVSNPKVAVIGGGVAGATAALHLAELGVNVDLIEKKPSLVSGPPICHLHAGGNLYREISVEQCVDLLKQSIDSVRLYPHTVNRRPTLIVVPFSDGGDPQQLLPRLEQIRAVYKQLVDEDPSNAVLGNPEDYFTLYYREQLEQLKQLKQPEHPSSYDDWLIPFAQHADLDNIKYPVVGVNEYGWSVFRIAASAMLVLEQSAHCELKTDTRLVDMHWHNQQWQLSLESIRDGFKQIEQQSYDYVINACGFETGEIDDLAQAPRQRMVEFKAAYVTKWQQNNQLWPEVIFHGPRGTENGMAQLTPYANSVFQLHGMTKEITLFDDGLVSNCERSSQPKLPLRLNNKIEQGWSEQTRVERSIKAIQHMSRFVPSYASAMEHGLPLFGAQQIPGDDETLRAADVSFSQKHYARIEVVKGSSALEAIRKIVACWQLAPASQTALTIEELHPNATTLNADAVEEKAKQLAISRGYPQELAEVYGQ, from the coding sequence ATGACCCAAGATATTGATCCAGTTTCGAATCCTAAAGTCGCCGTGATCGGTGGCGGTGTAGCCGGCGCTACTGCCGCACTGCACCTCGCTGAACTTGGCGTAAACGTCGATTTAATTGAAAAAAAACCGAGCCTCGTCAGTGGGCCACCGATCTGCCATCTGCATGCTGGTGGCAACCTGTATCGCGAGATCTCTGTTGAGCAGTGTGTCGATCTTCTGAAGCAGTCGATAGATTCTGTTCGACTTTATCCACATACAGTCAACCGCAGGCCAACGCTGATTGTGGTTCCTTTTAGTGATGGTGGTGATCCTCAGCAATTATTGCCTCGCTTAGAGCAAATTCGCGCGGTGTACAAACAGTTGGTTGATGAAGACCCAAGTAATGCCGTGTTGGGCAATCCAGAAGATTACTTTACTCTCTACTATCGTGAGCAGTTAGAGCAGCTTAAGCAGCTTAAGCAACCTGAACACCCAAGTAGTTACGATGACTGGCTAATTCCATTCGCGCAGCACGCCGACCTAGATAACATTAAATATCCAGTCGTTGGGGTAAACGAGTATGGTTGGAGTGTGTTCCGTATTGCAGCTTCTGCCATGTTGGTCTTGGAGCAGTCTGCGCATTGCGAACTAAAAACAGACACACGTTTAGTGGATATGCACTGGCATAACCAACAATGGCAATTATCATTGGAATCGATACGTGATGGTTTCAAACAGATCGAGCAGCAAAGCTACGACTATGTGATCAATGCCTGTGGCTTTGAGACTGGTGAAATTGACGACCTCGCACAAGCACCTCGCCAGCGTATGGTCGAGTTTAAAGCGGCATATGTGACTAAGTGGCAGCAAAATAATCAGTTGTGGCCTGAAGTGATTTTTCACGGTCCAAGAGGCACTGAAAACGGCATGGCTCAGTTAACGCCATACGCCAACTCCGTATTTCAACTGCATGGAATGACGAAAGAGATCACCTTGTTTGATGATGGATTGGTGAGTAACTGTGAGCGTTCATCACAACCTAAGCTGCCGTTGCGTTTAAACAACAAAATTGAACAAGGATGGAGTGAGCAAACTCGCGTCGAGCGAAGCATCAAAGCCATTCAACATATGAGTCGATTTGTACCAAGCTATGCCAGTGCGATGGAACATGGACTGCCATTATTTGGCGCGCAACAGATACCAGGGGACGATGAGACACTACGTGCAGCAGATGTCTCTTTCTCGCAAAAGCATTATGCACGTATCGAAGTTGTTAAAGGGTCATCTGCGCTGGAAGCTATTCGCAAAATCGTAGCCTGCTGGCAGCTTGCCCCAGCAAGTCAAACCGCGCTCACCATTGAAGAGTTGCACCCCAATGCGACCACACTCAACGCCGATGCCGTTGAGGAAAAAGCCAAACAGCTTGCTATTAGTCGTGGATATCCACAAGAGTTGGCAGAAGTTTACGGTCAATAA
- a CDS encoding 5-oxoprolinase subunit C family protein, whose product MSKAELKVLKPGPLSLIQDLGRFGHAHTGITQGGPLDEYAYSWANYLLGNKVNLPCIEITLGQTQFEVGAKSAFSICGANLNATLDDIPITNWSSFIAKQGQVIRFSLAKNGLRAYLGVLGGFDVPLAHGSCSTVQRDQLGGLVGGNALKQGDRIRYHSLLANQYFEKKQLSFRYQPDYDLPITLRVVEGYQKNVLPKHVVEWFYHTEFEVSKNIDRMGYRLQGSSIDMPTIEMRSEGIALGAIQLPPDGQPIVLLNDRQTIGGYPKIGCVSRIDLPRLAQAKPGQKVRFVKGHLDELQSDWVMWANYFGY is encoded by the coding sequence ATGAGTAAAGCAGAGCTTAAAGTGCTGAAGCCGGGGCCGTTAAGCCTAATTCAAGATTTGGGTCGTTTTGGTCATGCTCATACTGGTATCACACAAGGAGGTCCACTTGATGAGTATGCCTACAGTTGGGCTAACTATTTACTTGGCAACAAAGTTAATTTGCCTTGTATCGAGATTACCCTAGGGCAGACACAATTTGAAGTGGGTGCCAAAAGCGCGTTTTCCATATGTGGAGCAAACCTGAATGCTACGCTAGATGATATCCCTATTACCAACTGGTCCTCGTTTATCGCCAAACAAGGACAGGTGATCCGCTTTTCACTCGCCAAAAATGGCCTACGGGCATATTTAGGTGTGCTGGGTGGATTTGATGTGCCGTTAGCTCATGGCAGTTGTTCGACTGTTCAGAGAGATCAACTGGGTGGACTTGTTGGTGGGAATGCCCTTAAACAAGGTGATCGTATTCGTTACCACTCACTACTCGCCAATCAATACTTTGAAAAAAAACAACTCAGTTTTCGATATCAACCTGATTATGATTTGCCGATTACGTTACGAGTCGTAGAGGGCTACCAAAAAAACGTGCTACCAAAGCACGTCGTCGAATGGTTTTATCATACGGAATTTGAAGTCAGTAAAAACATCGACCGAATGGGCTATCGGTTACAAGGCTCGTCGATTGATATGCCGACAATAGAAATGCGCAGTGAAGGTATTGCGTTGGGTGCCATTCAGTTGCCACCAGATGGGCAACCCATTGTCTTACTCAACGATAGGCAGACAATTGGAGGCTACCCCAAAATCGGCTGTGTTTCACGTATCGACCTACCACGTCTGGCGCAGGCAAAACCCGGTCAGAAAGTACGCTTTGTCAAAGGGCATTTAGATGAACTGCAGTCGGATTGGGTAATGTGGGCAAACTACTTTGGTTACTGA
- a CDS encoding 5-oxoprolinase subunit B family protein translates to MNALKQVNIEPVAECALLVTFETNQPQQLPFLIGSLTAEFYHRWHHVIMNITPASQSILVDYLPHRISFEQLSSYLRNCIEEHAQVTLNTSTAPAIKLPVYYALEVGPDIHRYQQNHIELDELIELHTQLEYTVEAIGFAPGFAFMSDVHSKLRLPRLTTPRLMVPKGSVAIAESRTAVYPSDSPGGWNIIGNCPINLYQPEHNPITPLQVGSRVQFYAVDRNEFVQLGGKLSRGFE, encoded by the coding sequence GTGAACGCACTAAAACAAGTCAACATTGAACCCGTTGCGGAGTGCGCATTGTTGGTGACCTTCGAAACCAATCAGCCGCAGCAATTACCTTTTCTTATCGGCTCGCTGACAGCAGAGTTTTACCACCGATGGCACCATGTCATCATGAACATTACTCCCGCCAGTCAGTCAATTTTGGTGGATTACCTCCCCCACCGAATCAGTTTCGAGCAGTTGAGTTCATACCTTCGCAATTGCATTGAAGAACATGCGCAAGTCACTTTAAACACCTCGACAGCGCCAGCGATTAAACTACCGGTCTATTACGCTCTGGAAGTCGGGCCTGATATTCATCGTTATCAGCAGAATCATATCGAGCTTGATGAGCTTATAGAACTCCATACTCAATTGGAGTATACCGTCGAAGCGATTGGTTTTGCCCCGGGCTTTGCCTTTATGAGCGATGTTCATAGCAAGTTGCGCTTACCGCGCCTCACTACTCCACGCCTTATGGTACCCAAAGGTAGTGTCGCTATCGCTGAATCGCGAACCGCAGTCTACCCAAGTGATTCTCCTGGGGGATGGAACATTATTGGCAACTGCCCTATCAATCTTTATCAACCAGAACATAATCCAATCACGCCTTTACAAGTTGGTAGTCGGGTTCAATTTTATGCTGTTGATCGAAACGAGTTTGTTCAGTTAGGTGGAAAGCTTTCGAGGGGATTTGAATGA
- a CDS encoding 5-oxoprolinase subunit PxpA has protein sequence MSKSVITLNCDMGESYGPWVMGNDTQVMPLIDMANIACGFHASDPKTMAETVKLAIQHDVNIGAHPSYPDLLGFGRRTIVMNSEELTYSLIYQIGALKAICDSFNTELSYVKPHGALYNDMLNDLSIFESVVDAVSCFSIPLMMLAHPESQPFLDIADRYEVPLLFEAFADRAYLSNGQLAPRNREGAVLIDAESVINQVEQLIQYGKVMTLEGDVIEIDADTICVHGDNPQAVTILHQLRTRI, from the coding sequence ATGAGTAAATCAGTCATCACTTTGAACTGTGATATGGGCGAAAGTTATGGCCCTTGGGTGATGGGGAATGACACACAAGTGATGCCTTTAATTGATATGGCGAACATTGCGTGCGGCTTTCATGCTTCTGACCCTAAAACTATGGCTGAAACAGTCAAGCTCGCCATTCAACATGATGTCAATATCGGCGCACACCCAAGCTATCCGGACTTGTTAGGCTTTGGACGTCGCACTATTGTAATGAACAGCGAAGAGCTGACTTATAGTTTGATTTACCAAATTGGTGCCTTGAAAGCCATTTGCGATAGTTTCAATACCGAGTTGAGTTACGTCAAGCCCCACGGTGCTCTGTATAACGATATGCTCAACGACCTTTCTATTTTTGAATCCGTGGTCGATGCGGTTTCCTGTTTTTCGATTCCGTTAATGATGCTGGCTCACCCTGAGTCACAACCGTTTCTTGACATAGCGGATCGATATGAAGTGCCCTTGTTGTTTGAAGCATTTGCCGACCGCGCTTATTTGAGTAATGGTCAGCTTGCTCCGAGAAATCGCGAAGGTGCCGTTCTGATCGACGCAGAGTCAGTGATTAACCAAGTTGAGCAGTTGATTCAATATGGCAAAGTAATGACTCTAGAAGGTGATGTGATCGAGATCGACGCCGACACCATCTGCGTCCATGGTGATAATCCACAAGCCGTTACTATTTTGCACCAATTACGCACAAGGATATGA
- the dcuC gene encoding anaerobic C4-dicarboxylate transporter DcuC, translating to MLELLIGLVVTIAVGYFIVKGYKPAGVLLSSGILLLLITGLLGHSVLPSKIASTGNMVTDALEYVKFMLQNRGGGLGMQIMLLCGFASYMTHIGANNVVVKQFSKPLSVIKSPYALLVAAYVVACLMSLAVSSATGLGVLLMATLFPMMTAMGISRPAAVAVCASPAAIILSPTSGDVVIAAEKSGMALDVFAVQTVLPVSIAAIIVMSIAAYFWNKYLDKKENTPMERVDVSEIEVKAPAYYSVLPFLPIIGVFLFNGRTIPGLELDIYTIVVLSIFVGALVDYASKRFDGQATLHDLESCYDGMADAFKGVVMLLVAAGVFAQGLMSIGAIDNLLHLAETAGAGGIALMLILTGLTVAAAVATGSGNAPFYAFVELAPALAAKMGLSPAFLIIPMLQASNLGRTISPVSGVVVATSGMGKISPFEVVKRTSVPVLGGLITVIIGTLVLVPMYA from the coding sequence ATGCTGGAGCTTCTAATTGGATTAGTGGTCACCATTGCAGTGGGCTATTTTATTGTCAAGGGATACAAACCTGCCGGCGTTCTTCTTTCTTCCGGTATTTTGCTACTTTTAATTACTGGTCTTCTTGGCCATTCAGTATTACCAAGTAAAATTGCTTCAACAGGCAATATGGTGACTGATGCGCTTGAGTACGTGAAATTCATGCTGCAAAACCGCGGCGGCGGTTTAGGTATGCAAATCATGCTTCTGTGCGGTTTTGCGTCTTATATGACTCATATTGGTGCAAACAATGTGGTGGTAAAACAGTTTTCGAAACCACTTTCTGTGATTAAATCGCCATACGCACTTTTGGTTGCTGCTTATGTGGTAGCGTGCCTGATGTCCTTAGCCGTTAGCTCGGCGACAGGCCTTGGTGTTCTATTGATGGCAACACTGTTCCCTATGATGACAGCAATGGGGATTTCTCGCCCTGCTGCTGTGGCAGTGTGTGCATCACCAGCAGCCATTATTCTTTCACCAACATCAGGTGACGTAGTAATCGCAGCTGAGAAGTCAGGTATGGCGCTAGATGTGTTTGCCGTGCAAACCGTTCTGCCTGTTTCAATTGCCGCAATCATTGTAATGTCGATTGCAGCCTACTTTTGGAACAAGTACCTAGATAAAAAAGAAAACACTCCAATGGAGCGTGTGGACGTTTCTGAAATTGAAGTAAAAGCTCCGGCTTACTACTCAGTATTGCCTTTCCTACCGATCATTGGTGTTTTCCTATTTAACGGTCGCACAATTCCAGGCCTTGAACTTGATATCTACACGATTGTTGTTCTGTCTATTTTTGTTGGTGCCCTGGTTGATTACGCTTCTAAACGTTTTGATGGTCAAGCTACGCTGCATGATCTGGAATCTTGCTACGACGGTATGGCAGACGCATTTAAAGGCGTAGTAATGCTATTAGTGGCGGCGGGTGTATTCGCTCAAGGTCTAATGTCTATCGGCGCAATTGATAACCTACTGCACTTAGCTGAAACCGCGGGTGCGGGCGGTATTGCTCTAATGTTGATCTTAACCGGTTTAACGGTTGCGGCTGCTGTTGCAACAGGTTCAGGTAACGCACCATTCTACGCTTTCGTTGAACTTGCTCCTGCTCTTGCTGCTAAGATGGGACTGAGCCCTGCGTTCCTAATTATCCCGATGCTTCAAGCGTCAAACTTGGGTCGTACTATATCTCCTGTTTCTGGCGTTGTTGTTGCAACATCGGGTATGGGTAAGATCAGCCCATTTGAGGTGGTTAAACGTACTTCAGTGCCGGTTCTAGGCGGTCTAATCACCGTCATCATCGGTACCTTGGTGCTTGTACCTATGTACGCGTAA
- a CDS encoding EAL domain-containing protein, with protein MLLSTKNQFQQLITTNEDFVFTGSYKDLTLKSVYQPIFDADDQAVGIEALVRINHASDGIIRPDQFFNSPDFSLEDKINVERLSRVIHIRNFAHSQYSQLNLFLNVLPSAGEFFALEDIRTSLLCKRLFSLGLVPKQLIMEVVEHDTRDEECLKHAMAKLSKCGFQIAIDDFGIQASNHERVERIKPDIIKIDRSLMLSYMQDDKLPLLKGLELAKRINAKVVVEGIETAQQLQAMKQLEIDYYQGYFLAMPQPIHLVNIESNNAI; from the coding sequence ATGCTGTTATCTACAAAAAATCAGTTCCAACAACTCATTACAACTAATGAGGATTTTGTATTTACTGGTAGTTATAAAGATTTAACACTTAAGAGTGTTTATCAGCCTATATTTGATGCTGACGATCAAGCAGTCGGCATTGAGGCATTAGTACGAATCAACCATGCTTCTGATGGAATCATTCGTCCCGATCAGTTTTTCAACTCGCCAGATTTCTCATTAGAAGACAAGATTAATGTAGAACGTCTTTCGCGCGTTATTCATATCCGCAACTTCGCCCATTCTCAGTACAGTCAACTTAATCTTTTTCTTAACGTACTGCCCTCGGCTGGCGAGTTTTTTGCTCTGGAAGACATTCGTACTAGTCTGCTTTGTAAACGATTGTTTTCTTTAGGTCTTGTACCAAAGCAACTCATTATGGAAGTGGTTGAACACGATACTCGTGACGAAGAGTGTTTAAAACACGCAATGGCGAAGCTTTCAAAGTGTGGGTTTCAAATCGCGATTGATGATTTTGGTATTCAAGCCTCAAACCATGAGCGTGTCGAGCGCATCAAACCGGACATTATTAAAATCGACCGATCATTGATGCTTTCTTACATGCAAGACGACAAATTGCCGCTTTTGAAAGGTTTGGAGCTAGCAAAGCGCATAAACGCCAAAGTTGTGGTTGAAGGGATAGAAACAGCTCAGCAGCTTCAAGCAATGAAACAACTCGAGATCGATTACTACCAAGGTTATTTCCTTGCTATGCCACAACCGATACATCTAGTTAACATTGAATCAAATAATGCTATCTAA
- a CDS encoding lipase family protein gives MKKLKRYQYERYAVLCSLAYQRVFKQTRYGFAPNGQRVIANRFGKPMIRVLWGRESNEVIVVIKGSHNLPDWLLNLMLFKVKVSKRLNYRIHAGYARQIYQESSPWYNHDQLGMSVYQRLLNVLTPLAQSGKRFTFTGHSSGGAIACVLADVIETRYPKSVKRVVTFGQPAVGGVDFKRQFKLKHRTYRICCDLDIVTYLPPIPLYYQHVGKMLWLYNGRIYENTPTVIRLLRSLASWLLRPFSYHLMSKYIRNKDFFDER, from the coding sequence GTGAAAAAACTTAAACGCTATCAATATGAACGCTACGCCGTTTTATGCAGTTTGGCTTACCAACGGGTATTCAAGCAAACTCGCTATGGCTTTGCACCCAATGGACAAAGGGTCATTGCCAATCGCTTTGGCAAACCTATGATTAGAGTGCTTTGGGGACGCGAAAGTAATGAAGTGATTGTGGTGATTAAAGGCTCGCACAATTTGCCCGATTGGTTGCTCAATTTAATGCTTTTTAAGGTGAAGGTAAGCAAGCGCCTTAATTACCGAATCCATGCTGGCTATGCGAGACAAATTTATCAAGAGAGCAGCCCTTGGTATAATCACGATCAACTTGGCATGAGCGTTTATCAACGCCTCCTTAACGTTTTAACACCTCTCGCGCAATCTGGAAAAAGATTCACCTTTACTGGTCACTCTTCGGGCGGAGCTATCGCGTGCGTACTCGCCGATGTTATCGAAACAAGGTATCCAAAATCGGTAAAAAGAGTAGTGACATTCGGTCAACCGGCGGTTGGTGGTGTCGACTTTAAGCGCCAATTTAAGCTTAAACACCGTACCTATCGAATCTGCTGCGACTTAGATATTGTCACTTACCTTCCCCCTATCCCTTTATATTATCAACATGTTGGCAAAATGCTGTGGTTATACAACGGTCGTATTTATGAGAACACACCAACCGTAATAAGATTGCTGAGATCATTGGCCTCATGGTTGTTACGTCCGTTTTCTTATCATCTGATGTCAAAGTACATACGAAACAAAGACTTCTTTGATGAACGCTAA
- a CDS encoding cytochrome b, protein MKQAVNNYNVVARGLHWLSAIVIVAMFAVGLWMVDLSYYSEWYRTAPHWHKSIGILLASITLFRLLWKIVTVSPRIEGKAWEIVGAKLVHRLMYLLLFTLFASGYLISTEDGRSIDVFNWFSVPGMGALFEGQADISGEVHFYAAWALIILAGVHALAAVKHHIIDKDNTLRKMIGASK, encoded by the coding sequence ATGAAACAGGCAGTTAACAACTACAACGTAGTAGCAAGAGGTTTACATTGGCTATCAGCTATCGTGATTGTCGCTATGTTTGCAGTAGGGCTGTGGATGGTAGACCTCTCATATTACAGTGAGTGGTATCGCACCGCGCCGCATTGGCATAAGTCCATTGGCATTTTACTCGCGAGTATCACTCTATTTCGTTTGCTATGGAAAATAGTGACAGTGTCACCAAGGATTGAAGGAAAAGCATGGGAAATCGTCGGTGCAAAGCTTGTTCATCGTCTGATGTATTTGCTTTTGTTCACTTTGTTTGCGTCTGGCTATCTGATTTCGACAGAGGATGGGCGTTCAATCGACGTTTTCAATTGGTTTTCTGTTCCCGGGATGGGGGCACTGTTCGAGGGACAGGCCGACATTTCTGGTGAGGTTCATTTTTACGCCGCTTGGGCATTAATTATTCTCGCTGGGGTGCATGCACTTGCCGCAGTGAAACATCACATTATCGATAAAGACAATACGCTACGCAAAATGATAGGAGCTTCAAAATGA